tgggtAAAAAAATTGCAATGTACATTTTCATTGAAATAGGTTGGCAGGTCTCACCTCAACATTTATGAGGAACTGAAATTTAGAAGTAAGTTGTTTTTTATGGAAATTTGTAAAACTTAACTTAATcgataaataacaaattttccaCTCACAAAAATAGTAAGAAAAACCATGCGATCACAGACTACCCACCTGTCTcgaataaaagaatatatatatatatatatataccttttaatttttcacaaatttttccattttctcaaAAGAAATACACTTCTTGAATTATTCATAAAATGTAGTTCTTGTTTTGACTTAACACGACCAACATGATAAAttatttgaagattttgtatACTATATCCAAAAAATAAGAACatagatttttatattgaattttcaaTAGGATAAACTTTAGATGAAGTTTTactaaaaaaggaaagaattttAATGATGATTATTAGGAGAATTAAAATGTGTAATTAGGATTAAGCATTGTGAGTGAAGTAAGGAAAAGTGAAATAAATTTAGAGTGGAATCTTTGCATGTTAaggatatttttaataagaaaattggTCTATTTTGCAATGTTTCTGCACAAGTTGGACAGCGATACAACAACCAGTATTATTTTAAAGTGGATGCTTGGTGGGACCAGGTAGGTTTCCGAATAACCTTAATTTAAAGGGGTTAAAACGTTAATATCAAAAGTTTTAGGAACAGTATTTACTTATCATGGTTTTACAATTAAGCCCCATTTCCCAGCTTCAACAACAAGACACAACAacagagagaagagaaagagagagagagagagaggtggTTGAAGAAACGAACCctaagagagagagaaagagggagaGAAAAATCTTTGCTTTGATTTCAAGCTCTTTTACCATTGCATTTCGGGATCTCGAATCTTCAATCTGcaaaggtgtttttttttttttttgtttcctttccttctattattttccttttggtGTTGTTAATTTATTGTTTGCTTGAGGAAATGAATctgtttcaattttcatttccaATTGGTTCGATCAGCTTGGAATCATTGCGCTGTTGATGCCGTAGTGTCGCACATTGCAGCGTGTTAGGTTTTTCAAATGCTAATTTCAATTCGTTATTGATTTTTCTCCTCTCTTGTTTTCCGAATACGTGATTCGGGCTGATTCTGTGGGAAAGGTGGGAAAGGTGAAAAAGTGAAGTTTCTATCTTTGGTTTTCTTCCCTCATCTGGGTCCTGGggaaataaaagtataatatggAAAGTTTGACAATTGGGTGCTacgttttatttttcttatttttttttttataatttgtcgATGTTCAGTTTTTGTTTCTGGATTGGATTTTATTTCATCCAGTTAGTTTCCTGGCTGCCTAGTTTTGGAGTATTGTTTCTGACGTGTTTTTCTTGGGAATGATGTTTTTGAGTTTTCTGTTACATTGGTAGTGAACTGTTGCGTGGCCTGGCTTGCTAGACGCATGGGTTTGGGTTTGGGCTTCATTTTTTATTGGAGATAATTAAGATGGTAATGTGTTCAGCAACATGTCAGAGGTGTTAACTTAAAACAACGGTCAATATAATGTGTGATGGGATTGATGTTTCATGCTGTGCTTGGTACTATTTCATAGGAGATGTATTTCTTATGATgaaaaatttatagaataattGTGTCGTCATGCCCCTGTACTGTGAGGGAAGGACAAGTTTGCAGTGTTGACCGTCTATCtggaatattttaaaagtaatatgaaAACTGAGATTGTCTGTGAGATGTCTGGACAAATTTTAGAATTACATTTTGGTAAAGATAAGAAATAGTTGAATCCGTAAAGCTTCTAACATGCAGTGGACTTTTATCCAAGGCTATGTAAGTAGTATCATGGAGATCTGAGATAGTTAGTTCTAAGGATTTTTTACTCAATGAAGTATGTAGATTTACTCATTTATGATTCTTGAGATGACTGAGATGCtttattttctcttccaaaGCTGCCTTGGTCTTGTGGATTCTTTGTTATGCTAGTGCTGTTACTCTGCTGGTGCTGTGAGTACATTTGCATATGAACCAAATTTCAGTGTTTGGAACATTTTTTAGGATACTATACCAGTCGCCTTATAGGGTCTTTTTTACAGAGTAACATGTATTTgtggtttatattttatattttataattgagaagACATGCATGTCAGATCATCATTGTTGAATAATGGATTTTGTGTATAAATTTTCAGTGCAAGATCCTTTCAAAATTGGTTTATGTTgtctttatcttttaatatatttacatgaccacatttttatattaaattataaattccaCAGGTATTGTTGATTCTGCTTCTATGGCAAATTCAAAGGGCTCATCAGGTTTCAGAAGTTTTATGTATCCTGGAAAGCATGCTCTACTGCCTCCTAAAAGTCCGTTTCCTAGTGTTTCCCAAGCGTACTCTGATTATGTCCAAAATCCTGCTGTCGGTTTAAAGGGTGTTAACAGGCCTAGAGACGGAAATCCACACCACCAACGTACATCATCTGAGAGCCTTGTTATAGAGGAGCAGCCTTCTTGGCTTGATGATCTCCTTAATGAGCCAGAAACACCTGTCCGAAGAGCTGGACATCGGCGTTCATCAAGTGATTCTTTTGCGTACCTAGACATGGCTAATGCATCTAACATCAATTATGCTGATCAGGACGAGTATAAATATAAGAGTTTGATGTCTATTCCGTCTTGGTCATCTCAAGACTTTGACCGCAGCAAAGATGCTCGCCATCTACCTGCTTATGTGGATATGAACTTATCTAAACAAATAAATAGGTCATGGGACTCTTTTTCAAATGCCATGACAAATCCAGTTGGTGTTCCCTCTGGCAAAGACAGTTTAACTTTTCAGAGTTCAGGATTGCCAAGCACACCACAGGAAGCAGACGGGCTTCCACCTACTGCAACTGAAAAGCAAGATTCAGTAGAACCTGGATTGCAGGATGCAAAATCGTTTTCTGAAAAAAAGGACAATTCACATGCAAAGTCATCTTCCTCTGAAACTGATACAAAACGTGCTAAACAGTACGTAGCTGTTTTCTTTGGTTGACTTATGGATATTACAGTGATTGGTTTATTTTATGCCACTGTCAGGGGGGATGcaagtttttcttttgccaAAAGCATGAAGTTGTGCCATAACTATTATGGAACCTTTAAACCTTTTCCCGTTATAATCTCAAATTCAAGATTATACTACCTGTGTGACGTACATCTTATAACGTACACGGAaggaaaaaacatataataattcTTGTTGCACGCAGTAATGTCTGTGATACTAAAGCTTGTTATGCTAATTCTCATGTGGAGACAGCAGTTAAACCATGCTTCTCATTTTATGATGggggttgtgtttgtttttctttttgcatttaattttcagAAGTTTTATGAATCCAATCAATTCATATACGGAAAGGGAAAATATTCTGAAACACTCAAATTGCAGGCAATTTGCTCAGCGTTCACGGGTTAGGAAACTTCAATACATAGCTGAGCTGGAAAGAAATGTACAAGCTTTACAAGTAAGTGTCTTCACAATGCAATATTCTGCATGTTTTCAGAgtgacattttatttttattttttttgtaaatgcAGGGAAATATTATGTAAGATAGTCTAAAGTTCTGATTCTGTTTCTTTTGATGTTCTCATAGGCAGAAGGATCTGAAGTCTCAGCTGAGCTTGAGTTTCTTAATCAACAGAATCTTATCCTGAGTATGGAGAATAAAGCACTCAAGCAACGTTTAGAAAATATAGCACAAGAGCAGCTTA
This genomic stretch from Vigna radiata var. radiata cultivar VC1973A chromosome 7, Vradiata_ver6, whole genome shotgun sequence harbors:
- the LOC106769059 gene encoding uncharacterized protein At4g06598, with amino-acid sequence MANSKGSSGFRSFMYPGKHALLPPKSPFPSVSQAYSDYVQNPAVGLKGVNRPRDGNPHHQRTSSESLVIEEQPSWLDDLLNEPETPVRRAGHRRSSSDSFAYLDMANASNINYADQDEYKYKSLMSIPSWSSQDFDRSKDARHLPAYVDMNLSKQINRSWDSFSNAMTNPVGVPSGKDSLTFQSSGLPSTPQEADGLPPTATEKQDSVEPGLQDAKSFSEKKDNSHAKSSSSETDTKRAKQQFAQRSRVRKLQYIAELERNVQALQAEGSEVSAELEFLNQQNLILSMENKALKQRLENIAQEQLIKYLEQEVLEREIGRLRALYQQQQQPQTQPQQQPSGSHRRSNSRDLESQFANLSLKHKDTNSGQDPALRI